A window from Littorina saxatilis isolate snail1 linkage group LG9, US_GU_Lsax_2.0, whole genome shotgun sequence encodes these proteins:
- the LOC138975666 gene encoding DNA oxidative demethylase ALKBH2-like, protein MFGKWVDIPRKQSAYGEPGLSYTFSGNTVPARPWIPSLTCIRDRISALSGFDFNFVLVNRYKDGCDYMGEHKDDEKDLADGHPIASLSLGQPRDFYFKHQDSRGKKATRKMDTVKLVLEHGGLLLMNPPTNRFWYHALPKRTRLSDVRINLTFRKMNPAMCKPVKKGI, encoded by the exons TCAGCGTATGGAGAGCCGGGATTGTCATACACCTTCTCAGGTAACACCGTGCCTGCTCGACCATGGATTCCGTCACTGACCTGTATCAGGGATCGCATCTCAGCGCTCTCTGGCTTTGACTTCAACTTTGTCTTGGTCAACAG GTATAAAGATGGCTGTGACTACATGGGGGAGCACAAAGATGATGAAAAAGACTTGGCCGACGGTCACCCCATCGCTTCCCTTTCCCTCGGCCAACCAAGAGACTTCTACTTCAAGCATCAGGACTCGCGGGGCAAGAAGGCAACAAGAAAAATGGACACGGTCAAACTGGTGTTGGAACACGGAGGCCTACTGCTTATGAACCCTCCAACGAACCGGTTCTGGTACCACGCCTTGCCGAAACGCACGCGACTGAGTGACGTTCGCATCAACCTGACTTTCCGAAAAATGAACCCTGCCATGTGCAAACCTGTGAAGAAGGGTATTTAG